One genomic segment of Drosophila melanogaster chromosome 3L includes these proteins:
- the CG42324 gene encoding uncharacterized protein, isoform H — protein sequence MLKLVDRNAGERAQLTSDVATLSVRLAQANFNIAKLQREIERYKADISLAIQLLQCKPDSFVSQKVSSLPIDIQSKVSAYMRLETNSHSDSECSNSGVGVATTASYKVLPASDSPPPSACPFPPTAMVYSMRGIGRC from the exons ATGCTCAAGCTGGTGGATCGAAATGCCGGCGAAAGGGCACAGTTGACCAGCGATGTGGCCACTTTGAGTGTGCGACTCGCCCAGGCAAACTTCAACATCGCCAAGCTGCAGAGGGAAATC GAACGCTACAAGGCCGACATTAGCCTGGCCATCCAATTGCTGCAGTGCAAGCCGGATAGTTTTGTGTCCCAGAAAGTGTCATCG CTACCCATTGATATTCAGTCGAAGGTGTCGGCGTACATGAGACTGGAGACGAACTCCCACTCCGATTCCGAGTGCAGCAATAGTGGAGTTGGCGTGGCCACCACAGCTTCCTACAAAGTGCTTCCGGCCTCCGATTCGCCGCCCCCATCCGCCTGCCCCTTCCCGCCCACGGCCATGGTGTATTCGATGAGGGGAATCGGTAGGTGTTAG
- the CG42324 gene encoding uncharacterized protein, isoform I codes for MLKLVDRNAGERAQLTSDVATLSVRLAQANFNIAKLQREIERYKADISLAIQLLQCKPDSFVSQKVSSLPIDIQSKVSAYMRLETNSHSDSECSNSGVGVATTASYKVLPASDSPPPSACPFPPTAMVYSMRGIDAANGNTTTNPQQQSNQPTNNNTSNNKDTLNNNNVNNNSNNNCNNQTNTSISNNNHATNPDMISPTIMAKFLEDELKANEVKHCDTCQCSKQDLQVLADVSRSYSVSTQTPHQLQLQGSGLNEPLTQLCLRCHSNLNSPSRTNSPYLMKMVKSSDSVISETKSSVSDLNDMDKLFIPAKKDDLMVNPILGHHRLCERTAISGQNTEYGNGKLTTSTMMYPTTHLGAYAAEKYLLETSNLGQLRNGYQRRFLDGGGTALQLLNKYEAGAVGVVHGDLEDESSKPLLAGVSQPSLLEAEQAPPQQSVVPAKLEDVCEPQPSKPVAPVAPPGSTAPAVPSGTQLKSTNSGSVQSLWSNKTSSCEGAKMFETFNRNLIKTIKAENPKYRGPRLCAMRIQQNGQSNILLDNLESIETYTPVIYKRREKLLDEELNDGKDIITSKESNAQSVVEAWQGPAAPHENVALQPVLEPQVENAELEQVEIKPGDQAANPGVNSPKHSANSSSISDAIDYQESVLLRRQQLSRVAEWVQHNTQQLEQRNLQQAPPTSDSNSGTERQSSYSTLDRMDSISIEKLSMDSGYKTTPQQLTNGYPEKSTEDSLSPKTDITSNSLPENPSATIVPPKKTEMCTTYYRRTTRSGLPVAYTTIAGAPDDSSPPGESTSSGSEALICPEQPTCDILNYKYYPNDTDKTRSVQAELHTTTQNVDIAQMEYNVKQFLLKQNEWSMNGGASGAGPGAVLQGSGAARMLQRRILGPGVGERVRMATPGGAVATKSTGQSSNVLTPHRTETNL; via the exons ATGCTCAAGCTGGTGGATCGAAATGCCGGCGAAAGGGCACAGTTGACCAGCGATGTGGCCACTTTGAGTGTGCGACTCGCCCAGGCAAACTTCAACATCGCCAAGCTGCAGAGGGAAATC GAACGCTACAAGGCCGACATTAGCCTGGCCATCCAATTGCTGCAGTGCAAGCCGGATAGTTTTGTGTCCCAGAAAGTGTCATCG CTACCCATTGATATTCAGTCGAAGGTGTCGGCGTACATGAGACTGGAGACGAACTCCCACTCCGATTCCGAGTGCAGCAATAGTGGAGTTGGCGTGGCCACCACAGCTTCCTACAAAGTGCTTCCGGCCTCCGATTCGCCGCCCCCATCCGCCTGCCCCTTCCCGCCCACGGCCATGGTGTATTCGATGAGGGGAATCG ATGCCGCCAATGGGAACACGACCACAAATCCTCAACAGCAGTCGAATCAACCCACGAATAACAATACAAGCAATAACAAGGACACTCTTAACAACAATAacgttaataataatagcaataaCAATTGCAACAATCAAACTAATACGAGCATTAGCAATAATAATCATGCAACCAATCCGGATATGATATCGCCCACCATAATGGCGAAGTTTCTAGAGGACGAACTGAAGGCGAATGAGGTGAAACACTGCGATACGTGTCAGTGCAGCAAACAGGATCTGCAGGTCCTGGCGGATGTGTCTCGTTCCTATTCGGTGTCCACCCAAACGCCCCATCAGTTGCAGCTCCAAGGATCGGGATTGAACGAACCTCTGACCCAACTGTGTCTGCGATGTCATAGCAATCTTAACTCCCCGTCGCGAACCAATAGTCCATATCTGATGAAGATGGTCAAGTCCAGCGATTCCGTAATATCAGAGACCAAGAGTTCCGTTTCGGATCTGAACGACATGGACAAGCTGTTTATCCCGGCCAAAAAGGATGACCTGATGGTTAATCCCATACTGGGACATCATCGACTCTGCGAAAGAACTGCGATTTCGGGACAGAATACGGAATATGGCAATGGAAAACTGACCACCTCTACGATGATGTATCCCACCACTCATTTGGGTGCCTATGCAGCTGAAAAGTATCTCCTAGAGACGAGTAATCTGGGCCAGCTGAGGAATGGGTATCAAAGGAGGTTTCTGGACGGCGGAGGAACTGCCCTGCAACTTCTAAACAAATATGAAGCAGGTGCCGTGGGAGTAGTTCATGGAGATCTGGAGGATGAGTCGAGTAAGCCTCTGCTGGCGGGTGTCTCGCAACCTAGTCTGCTGGAAGCGGAGCAGGCTCCTCCTCAGCAATCGGTGGTTCCTGCTAAGCTGGAAGATGTCTGCGAGCCACAGCCTAGTAAACCAGTTGCTCCAGTGGCTCCTCCAGGTAGTACTGCTCCTGCAGTCCCATCGGGAACTCAGTTGAAGTCCACGAACTCCGGAAGCGTTCAGAGTCTGTGGAGCAACAAAACCAGCAGCTGCGAGGGGGCCAAAATGTTTGAGACATTCAACAGGAATCTTATTAAAACGATTAAG GCGGAGAATCCCAAGTACCGAGGCCCTCGTCTGTGCGCCATGCGAATTCAGCAAAATGGTCAGAGCAACATCCTGCTGGACAATCTGGAGTCCATAGAGACCTACACACCAGTGATCTACAAGCGGCGAGAGAAGCTACTGGACGAGGAGCTCAACGATGGCAAGGACATCATTACCAGCAAGGAGAGCAATGCCCAGTCGGTGGTTGAAGCCTGGCAAGGACCTGCAGCTCCTCACGAGAATGTTGCCCTGCAGCCAGTGCTCGAACCTCAAGTGGAAAACGCAGAACTGGAGCAAGTGGAGATCAAGCCCGGTGACCAGGCGGCAAATCCTGGTGTGAACTCCCCCAAACACTCGGCTAATTCTAGTTCCATAAGCGATGCCATCGACTACCAGGAAAGTGTCCTTCTCAGACGCCAGCAACTCAGCAGGGTGGCTGAATGGGTTCAGCATAATACCCAGCAGCTGGAGCAAAGGAACCTGCAGCAGGCTCCGCCAACCAGTGATTCCAACTCTGGAACCGAACGACAATCCTCGTACTCCACGTTAGATCGCATGGACTCCATATCCATAGAGAAACTCTCGATGGATTCCGGTTACAAGACCACACCGCAACAACTAACCAACGGCTATCCGGAGAAATCTACGGAGGATTCCCTCTCACCCAAGACAGATATCACTAGCAATTCCTTGCCAGAAAACCCATCTGCTACCATTGTGCCGCCCAAGAAAACGGAAATGTGCACCACTTACTACCGGAGAACAACCAGATCCGGACTGCCAGTGGCATATACCACGATTGCCGGTGCCCCAGACGACTCGAGCCCGCCCGGTGAGTCCACATCCTCCGGTTCTGAGGCTCTCATCTGCCCCGAACAGCCCACGTGTGATATACTCAACTACAAATACTATCCCAATGACACGGACAAAACGCGATCTGTTCAAGCGGAGCTGCACACGACCACCCAGAATGTGGACATAGCCCAGATGGAGTACAATGTGAAGCAGTTCCTGCTGAAGCAAAACGAGTGGTCCATGAATGGAGGAGCATCTGGCGCAGGTCCCGGTGCTGTGCTACAAGGATCTGGAGCAGCACGCATGCTGCAGCGCAGGATCTTGGGTCCTGGCGTGGGCGAGCGTGTCAGGATGGCCACGCCCGGCGGAGCGGTGGCCACCAAGTCCACCGGCCAGTCATCCAACGTCCTGACGCCCCACAGAACTGAAACGAATTTATAA
- the CG42324 gene encoding uncharacterized protein, isoform G — MLKLVDRNAGERAQLTSDVATLSVRLAQANFNIAKLQREIERYKADISLAIQLLQCKPDSFVSQKVSSLPIDIQSKVSAYMRLETNSHSDSECSNSGVGVATTASYKVLPASDSPPPSACPFPPTAMVYSMRGIGRYAANGNTTTNPQQQSNQPTNNNTSNNKDTLNNNNVNNNSNNNCNNQTNTSISNNNHATNPDMISPTIMAKFLEDELKANEVKHCDTCQCSKQDLQVLADVSRSYSVSTQTPHQLQLQGSGLNEPLTQLCLRCHSNLNSPSRTNSPYLMKMVKSSDSVISETKSSVSDLNDMDKLFIPAKKDDLMVNPILGHHRLCERTAISGQNTEYGNGKLTTSTMMYPTTHLGAYAAEKYLLETSNLGQLRNGYQRRFLDGGGTALQLLNKYEAGAVGVVHGDLEDESSKPLLAGVSQPSLLEAEQAPPQQSVVPAKLEDVCEPQPSKPVAPVAPPGSTAPAVPSGTQLKSTNSGSVQSLWSNKTSSCEGAKMFETFNRNLIKTIKAENPKYRGPRLCAMRIQQNGQSNILLDNLESIETYTPVIYKRREKLLDEELNDGKDIITSKESNAQSVVEAWQGPAAPHENVALQPVLEPQVENAELEQVEIKPGDQAANPGVNSPKHSANSSSISDAIDYQESVLLRRQQLSRVAEWVQHNTQQLEQRNLQQAPPTSDSNSGTERQSSYSTLDRMDSISIEKLSMDSGYKTTPQQLTNGYPEKSTEDSLSPKTDITSNSLPENPSATIVPPKKTEMCTTYYRRTTRSGLPVAYTTIAGAPDDSSPPGESTSSGSEALICPEQPTCDILNYKYYPNDTDKTRSVQAELHTTTQNVDIAQMEYNVKQFLLKQNEWSMNGGASGAGPGAVLQGSGAARMLQRRILGPGVGERVRMATPGGAVATKSTGQSSNVLTPHRTETNL; from the exons ATGCTCAAGCTGGTGGATCGAAATGCCGGCGAAAGGGCACAGTTGACCAGCGATGTGGCCACTTTGAGTGTGCGACTCGCCCAGGCAAACTTCAACATCGCCAAGCTGCAGAGGGAAATC GAACGCTACAAGGCCGACATTAGCCTGGCCATCCAATTGCTGCAGTGCAAGCCGGATAGTTTTGTGTCCCAGAAAGTGTCATCG CTACCCATTGATATTCAGTCGAAGGTGTCGGCGTACATGAGACTGGAGACGAACTCCCACTCCGATTCCGAGTGCAGCAATAGTGGAGTTGGCGTGGCCACCACAGCTTCCTACAAAGTGCTTCCGGCCTCCGATTCGCCGCCCCCATCCGCCTGCCCCTTCCCGCCCACGGCCATGGTGTATTCGATGAGGGGAATCGGTAGGT ATGCCGCCAATGGGAACACGACCACAAATCCTCAACAGCAGTCGAATCAACCCACGAATAACAATACAAGCAATAACAAGGACACTCTTAACAACAATAacgttaataataatagcaataaCAATTGCAACAATCAAACTAATACGAGCATTAGCAATAATAATCATGCAACCAATCCGGATATGATATCGCCCACCATAATGGCGAAGTTTCTAGAGGACGAACTGAAGGCGAATGAGGTGAAACACTGCGATACGTGTCAGTGCAGCAAACAGGATCTGCAGGTCCTGGCGGATGTGTCTCGTTCCTATTCGGTGTCCACCCAAACGCCCCATCAGTTGCAGCTCCAAGGATCGGGATTGAACGAACCTCTGACCCAACTGTGTCTGCGATGTCATAGCAATCTTAACTCCCCGTCGCGAACCAATAGTCCATATCTGATGAAGATGGTCAAGTCCAGCGATTCCGTAATATCAGAGACCAAGAGTTCCGTTTCGGATCTGAACGACATGGACAAGCTGTTTATCCCGGCCAAAAAGGATGACCTGATGGTTAATCCCATACTGGGACATCATCGACTCTGCGAAAGAACTGCGATTTCGGGACAGAATACGGAATATGGCAATGGAAAACTGACCACCTCTACGATGATGTATCCCACCACTCATTTGGGTGCCTATGCAGCTGAAAAGTATCTCCTAGAGACGAGTAATCTGGGCCAGCTGAGGAATGGGTATCAAAGGAGGTTTCTGGACGGCGGAGGAACTGCCCTGCAACTTCTAAACAAATATGAAGCAGGTGCCGTGGGAGTAGTTCATGGAGATCTGGAGGATGAGTCGAGTAAGCCTCTGCTGGCGGGTGTCTCGCAACCTAGTCTGCTGGAAGCGGAGCAGGCTCCTCCTCAGCAATCGGTGGTTCCTGCTAAGCTGGAAGATGTCTGCGAGCCACAGCCTAGTAAACCAGTTGCTCCAGTGGCTCCTCCAGGTAGTACTGCTCCTGCAGTCCCATCGGGAACTCAGTTGAAGTCCACGAACTCCGGAAGCGTTCAGAGTCTGTGGAGCAACAAAACCAGCAGCTGCGAGGGGGCCAAAATGTTTGAGACATTCAACAGGAATCTTATTAAAACGATTAAG GCGGAGAATCCCAAGTACCGAGGCCCTCGTCTGTGCGCCATGCGAATTCAGCAAAATGGTCAGAGCAACATCCTGCTGGACAATCTGGAGTCCATAGAGACCTACACACCAGTGATCTACAAGCGGCGAGAGAAGCTACTGGACGAGGAGCTCAACGATGGCAAGGACATCATTACCAGCAAGGAGAGCAATGCCCAGTCGGTGGTTGAAGCCTGGCAAGGACCTGCAGCTCCTCACGAGAATGTTGCCCTGCAGCCAGTGCTCGAACCTCAAGTGGAAAACGCAGAACTGGAGCAAGTGGAGATCAAGCCCGGTGACCAGGCGGCAAATCCTGGTGTGAACTCCCCCAAACACTCGGCTAATTCTAGTTCCATAAGCGATGCCATCGACTACCAGGAAAGTGTCCTTCTCAGACGCCAGCAACTCAGCAGGGTGGCTGAATGGGTTCAGCATAATACCCAGCAGCTGGAGCAAAGGAACCTGCAGCAGGCTCCGCCAACCAGTGATTCCAACTCTGGAACCGAACGACAATCCTCGTACTCCACGTTAGATCGCATGGACTCCATATCCATAGAGAAACTCTCGATGGATTCCGGTTACAAGACCACACCGCAACAACTAACCAACGGCTATCCGGAGAAATCTACGGAGGATTCCCTCTCACCCAAGACAGATATCACTAGCAATTCCTTGCCAGAAAACCCATCTGCTACCATTGTGCCGCCCAAGAAAACGGAAATGTGCACCACTTACTACCGGAGAACAACCAGATCCGGACTGCCAGTGGCATATACCACGATTGCCGGTGCCCCAGACGACTCGAGCCCGCCCGGTGAGTCCACATCCTCCGGTTCTGAGGCTCTCATCTGCCCCGAACAGCCCACGTGTGATATACTCAACTACAAATACTATCCCAATGACACGGACAAAACGCGATCTGTTCAAGCGGAGCTGCACACGACCACCCAGAATGTGGACATAGCCCAGATGGAGTACAATGTGAAGCAGTTCCTGCTGAAGCAAAACGAGTGGTCCATGAATGGAGGAGCATCTGGCGCAGGTCCCGGTGCTGTGCTACAAGGATCTGGAGCAGCACGCATGCTGCAGCGCAGGATCTTGGGTCCTGGCGTGGGCGAGCGTGTCAGGATGGCCACGCCCGGCGGAGCGGTGGCCACCAAGTCCACCGGCCAGTCATCCAACGTCCTGACGCCCCACAGAACTGAAACGAATTTATAA